The following proteins are encoded in a genomic region of Chryseobacterium cucumeris:
- a CDS encoding glycosyltransferase family 2 protein — translation MDNSFFLISIIVPCYNASYYVKEVLESIQSQTHYNIECIVINDGSTDNTLEIINCFSDERFHIYNQKNKGLSDTRNFGLEKASGDFIFFCDSDDLLPSNALESLISEYTGKEDIIVGKTSTYSWEEKRNVSFLPQPKEKQRLENKNTEVLLKKITEDLSPIAQNKLYKSSFLKENNLTFLSGIYHEDELWFFETMFQAKNVVFIPDITYFYTIDNAQSITKKNSDKNLLGYLSVIQTIYNNYYLQYPEQSNIAYYIAYLKKIIIGNYKHHSNYSNTAIHKMETVFKEVNPKFNDNISLKSIEKKYFRYINTLSLKDAETIKKEYFNNPVNSLRKYYKILRFSILNLN, via the coding sequence ATGGATAATTCTTTTTTTTTAATCAGCATTATTGTTCCGTGCTACAACGCTTCTTATTATGTAAAAGAAGTACTCGAAAGTATACAGAGCCAAACTCATTACAATATTGAATGTATTGTTATTAATGATGGCAGTACAGATAATACTCTTGAAATCATCAATTGTTTTTCAGACGAAAGATTCCATATATACAACCAGAAAAACAAAGGTCTTTCAGATACTCGAAATTTCGGATTGGAAAAAGCCTCCGGAGATTTTATTTTTTTCTGTGACAGTGATGATCTTCTTCCTTCTAATGCCTTGGAATCACTCATATCTGAGTATACAGGTAAAGAGGATATTATTGTGGGAAAAACATCAACCTATTCATGGGAAGAGAAACGAAACGTTTCATTCTTACCTCAGCCTAAAGAAAAACAACGCTTAGAAAATAAAAATACGGAAGTCCTGCTTAAAAAAATAACGGAAGACTTAAGTCCAATTGCCCAGAATAAATTATATAAATCTTCATTTTTAAAAGAAAATAATCTCACATTTTTAAGTGGAATTTATCACGAAGATGAATTATGGTTCTTTGAAACGATGTTCCAGGCAAAGAATGTTGTCTTTATTCCTGATATTACTTATTTCTACACTATCGACAACGCACAGTCCATCACTAAAAAGAACAGTGATAAAAATCTTTTAGGATACCTAAGTGTTATTCAAACGATATATAACAACTACTATTTACAATATCCTGAACAAAGCAATATTGCCTACTATATTGCCTACTTAAAGAAAATTATTATTGGAAATTACAAGCATCATTCAAACTATTCCAATACAGCAATTCATAAGATGGAAACGGTATTCAAAGAAGTTAATCCTAAATTCAATGATAATATTTCATTGAAAAGTATTGAGAAAAAATATTTCCGGTATATTAATACCCTCAGTTTAAAAGATGCTGAGACCATAAAAAAAGAATATTTCAATAATCCTGTCAACAGTCTCAGAAAATACTACAAAATATTAAGATTCAGTATACTTAACTTAAATTAA
- a CDS encoding glycosyltransferase: MGIKRFFKNKIKDRNFINNKRKLKINHFELDFFKKHTFGFIYENEPEVSIIIPVYNQIRYTLNCLYTIEQYDKDVSKEIIIINDNSSDETLKYLDTVPGITIINNTENLGFLRNINKGIRKARGRYIYLLNNDVEVQENYLSSLLEVFKNNKNVGAVGSKMVFSDNTLQEAGCLIFNNTEIVNLGRGEAIDTPKYNFLRKVDYCSGCSLLLHRTDTDGKLNLLDEAFLPAYYEETDLCQRLKYEQKLDIYYQPKSEIVHFENVSYTGKDNGKELLLQKNRTVFMNRWDSYFTDSRFLDNEGRNNINRFYKKPNILILEERMPQPDKDSGSRRFLEIVKILQKNNHRVILGIQQPNQEDDIYVDFFRSIGVEVCKDYVNAQNKIVKVLDQVKEALHYVDIVWIFRPIGFDFWYGKIKNDISGKKIIYDMVDLHYLRMERENKYIEVTKSRKKEMRFFKEKEYFGMQKSDVVISISDEEKKIVSGQGIKNEKIFTVSNIHEPVECRDMDYSVREGVLFIGGFYHMPNMDAVKFLYEDIMPLVWAKDDSIKVYILGPHFPEEIKGKYNSEKFQILGYQKSVDYWFENSRIFVAPLRYGAGVKGKIGQALEFGLPVVTTSIGAEGMDLEDRKTALVSNEDPQHFANKILELYYDENLWKTLHSNSALPLAKFSVGQQEKNINNIINYLGFKD, translated from the coding sequence ATGGGAATTAAAAGGTTTTTTAAAAATAAAATAAAGGATCGGAATTTTATCAATAATAAGAGAAAACTAAAGATCAATCATTTTGAACTCGACTTTTTTAAAAAACATACATTTGGCTTTATTTATGAAAATGAGCCAGAAGTTTCTATCATAATTCCTGTTTACAATCAGATCAGATATACTCTTAATTGTTTATATACAATTGAACAGTATGATAAAGACGTATCAAAAGAAATTATTATTATCAATGATAACAGCTCAGATGAAACTTTAAAGTATCTGGATACAGTTCCCGGAATTACAATTATTAATAATACTGAAAATTTAGGATTTTTAAGAAATATAAATAAAGGAATTCGGAAGGCAAGAGGAAGATATATTTATTTGTTGAACAATGACGTAGAAGTTCAGGAAAACTATTTATCCAGTCTGTTGGAGGTTTTTAAGAACAATAAAAATGTAGGTGCAGTTGGCTCTAAAATGGTATTTTCAGACAATACATTGCAAGAGGCGGGCTGTCTTATTTTTAATAATACCGAAATTGTTAATCTAGGAAGAGGTGAAGCTATTGATACTCCAAAATATAACTTTTTAAGAAAAGTAGATTATTGTTCAGGATGTAGTTTGTTATTACATAGAACTGATACTGATGGAAAACTTAATCTTTTGGATGAAGCTTTTTTACCTGCCTATTATGAAGAAACAGATCTATGCCAACGCTTGAAATATGAGCAGAAGCTGGATATTTATTATCAGCCTAAATCGGAAATTGTTCATTTTGAAAATGTTTCTTATACTGGAAAAGATAATGGAAAGGAACTTTTGCTTCAGAAAAACAGAACTGTCTTTATGAATAGATGGGATTCGTATTTTACTGATTCAAGATTTCTGGATAATGAAGGAAGAAATAATATTAATAGATTTTATAAAAAGCCCAATATTCTTATTCTGGAGGAACGTATGCCACAACCTGATAAGGATTCTGGCTCAAGAAGGTTTCTTGAAATTGTAAAGATTCTGCAAAAAAATAATCATAGAGTTATTTTAGGGATTCAGCAACCCAACCAAGAGGATGATATCTACGTTGATTTTTTTCGGAGCATTGGTGTAGAAGTTTGTAAAGACTATGTAAATGCTCAGAACAAAATTGTAAAAGTTTTGGATCAAGTGAAAGAAGCTCTTCATTATGTAGATATTGTTTGGATTTTCAGACCGATTGGATTTGATTTTTGGTATGGGAAAATTAAAAATGATATCTCCGGAAAGAAGATTATTTATGATATGGTCGATCTTCATTATCTAAGAATGGAGAGAGAAAACAAATATATTGAAGTGACAAAGTCCCGTAAAAAAGAGATGAGATTCTTTAAGGAAAAGGAATATTTTGGAATGCAAAAGTCAGATGTGGTTATTTCCATCAGTGATGAAGAAAAGAAAATTGTCTCGGGCCAAGGGATCAAAAATGAAAAGATCTTTACTGTTAGTAATATTCATGAACCTGTAGAATGCAGAGATATGGATTATTCTGTTCGGGAAGGTGTTTTATTCATTGGAGGTTTCTATCACATGCCCAATATGGATGCCGTCAAGTTTTTGTATGAAGATATAATGCCTTTAGTTTGGGCCAAAGACGATTCTATTAAAGTATATATTTTAGGACCACATTTTCCCGAAGAGATTAAAGGAAAATATAATTCTGAGAAGTTTCAGATATTAGGCTATCAGAAGAGTGTAGATTACTGGTTTGAAAATTCGAGAATATTTGTTGCTCCTCTACGATATGGAGCTGGAGTGAAAGGAAAGATAGGGCAGGCTCTGGAGTTTGGATTGCCTGTAGTCACTACATCAATTGGGGCGGAAGGAATGGATCTGGAAGATCGAAAAACAGCCCTTGTTTCCAATGAAGATCCGCAGCATTTCGCAAATAAGATATTGGAACTATATTACGATGAAAATTTGTGGAAAACTCTTCATAGTAACAGCGCACTACCACTTGCTAAGTTCTCAGTTGGGCAACAGGAAAAGAATATCAATAATATTATAAATTATTTAGGATTTAAAGATTAA
- a CDS encoding glycosyltransferase — MKKRKIYFVCPSVSVPFGGIKQIYKYVNILNNHGYNATVLLKKKRKRDNIWYRDTKISYHYELLKNIENSNNPKEHKNSFYERLKLFYNNLFSHPIEKDALFVFPEIYGKSFHKTIPNHQYVILNQNCYYTFQGYGFDYNEKNPYLDKNCLGTIVASENAQKYFNVVFPALGLYRVRLGIDTHIFSFENKKKKKIAFMPRKLAEDSLQVINILKARKKMDDWEFFPIDNMDEQEVAKHLKESVFFLSFNHREGFGLPPIEAMSCGCFVIGYSGQGGKEYFKEEFSCLVEEGNIIDFVEKIESHALEYHENPTLFSEKGKIGSQFVMKNYSLENETQDWISTWEKIISQC; from the coding sequence ATGAAAAAAAGAAAGATATATTTTGTTTGCCCATCAGTTTCTGTACCTTTTGGGGGTATAAAACAAATTTATAAATATGTAAATATTTTAAACAATCATGGTTATAATGCTACTGTTTTATTAAAAAAAAAGAGAAAAAGAGATAATATATGGTATCGTGACACAAAAATATCTTATCATTATGAACTTTTAAAAAACATAGAAAATAGTAATAACCCTAAAGAACATAAAAATAGTTTTTACGAAAGATTAAAACTGTTCTATAACAATTTATTTTCACATCCCATAGAGAAAGATGCGCTATTTGTTTTTCCGGAAATATATGGAAAATCATTCCATAAAACTATTCCCAATCATCAGTATGTAATACTTAACCAGAATTGCTACTACACCTTTCAGGGGTATGGATTTGATTATAATGAAAAGAATCCTTATTTAGATAAAAATTGTTTAGGAACTATTGTAGCATCAGAAAATGCACAAAAATATTTTAATGTTGTATTTCCTGCTCTTGGTCTATATAGAGTCCGTTTAGGAATTGATACCCATATTTTCAGTTTTGAAAATAAAAAAAAGAAAAAAATTGCTTTTATGCCAAGGAAACTTGCTGAGGATTCTTTACAAGTTATTAATATTTTAAAAGCACGAAAAAAGATGGATGATTGGGAGTTTTTCCCAATTGACAATATGGATGAACAGGAAGTTGCAAAACATTTAAAAGAATCCGTATTTTTTTTAAGCTTCAATCATAGAGAAGGCTTTGGGCTTCCTCCTATAGAAGCTATGTCTTGTGGATGTTTTGTAATCGGTTACTCTGGACAAGGAGGAAAAGAATATTTTAAAGAAGAATTTTCTTGCCTGGTTGAAGAAGGTAACATTATTGATTTTGTTGAAAAAATAGAAAGCCACGCATTAGAATATCATGAGAATCCGACTCTTTTTTCTGAAAAAGGGAAAATAGGGTCACAATTTGTGATGAAAAATTATTCCTTGGAAAATGAAACACAAGATTGGATCAGTACGTGGGAAAAAATAATTTCCCAATGCTAG
- a CDS encoding MAC/perforin domain-containing protein yields the protein MKKQILFCFSSLLMLFMSSCSTEELNSETTPESPAVKANNRLSASKFAGDGIYDVLGHGYNVTGEYANATAAGFKVVDIDRFKLEQANRLISENTNSQEYSEDYGENAEAYSKMVSTKVDATVNFPLFKKILSVGFGSAVTTNNKFDAKYIYGSYNLTIKQKRVRFNATTDMLGDYITPEFAQDLQTKTPQQIVQDYGTHVMTDIYTGAKLDILFQSETTSQTRDKAARIGIKAGMLNIFNVNVDNDVNTSEYHMNFSKKLTYKTRGGDPSKGLVGDLNLDQTNTKVNISNWQNSSNVNNSVLVDFGSNGLIIIYDFVKDPAKKAQLKAYVDQYLIDNKVYLEFNTIPIYRYYNGVDHYYTKIAGSYSGYSFEGTEFHAFLYKAPNTVPIYRYWNGKDHYYTKTPGYYPGYVDEGIEFNAFATQQPNTVPIYQYWNGKDHYYSRSSVTPSGYIKEGIEFYAY from the coding sequence ATGAAAAAACAAATTTTATTTTGCTTCAGTAGTCTGCTGATGCTTTTTATGAGTTCATGTTCAACGGAAGAACTGAATAGCGAGACAACCCCTGAAAGCCCTGCGGTAAAAGCTAATAATCGCTTATCTGCTTCCAAATTTGCGGGAGACGGAATTTATGATGTTCTGGGACATGGTTATAATGTTACCGGTGAATATGCCAATGCAACAGCTGCCGGTTTTAAGGTGGTTGATATTGATCGTTTTAAATTGGAGCAAGCCAACAGATTAATCAGCGAAAACACAAACTCTCAGGAGTACTCCGAAGATTATGGTGAAAATGCTGAGGCTTACTCTAAAATGGTTTCAACCAAAGTGGATGCAACAGTTAATTTTCCACTGTTTAAAAAAATACTTTCTGTAGGTTTTGGCTCAGCGGTAACAACCAACAATAAGTTTGATGCAAAATATATCTACGGAAGTTATAACCTTACGATCAAACAGAAAAGAGTAAGATTCAATGCTACTACCGATATGCTGGGTGATTATATAACTCCTGAATTTGCTCAGGATTTACAGACAAAAACTCCGCAGCAGATTGTTCAGGATTATGGAACTCACGTAATGACGGATATTTATACAGGAGCAAAACTTGATATTTTATTCCAGTCTGAAACAACGAGCCAGACTCGTGATAAGGCAGCCAGAATCGGAATAAAGGCAGGAATGCTGAATATTTTTAATGTGAATGTGGATAATGATGTGAATACTTCTGAATACCACATGAATTTTTCTAAAAAGTTGACTTACAAAACCAGAGGCGGGGATCCTTCAAAAGGCTTAGTAGGAGATTTGAACCTAGATCAGACCAATACTAAAGTTAATATTTCCAATTGGCAGAACAGCTCAAATGTAAATAATTCTGTTTTGGTTGACTTTGGAAGCAACGGGTTGATTATTATTTATGACTTTGTAAAAGACCCTGCTAAAAAAGCTCAGCTTAAAGCCTATGTAGATCAATATCTGATTGATAATAAGGTGTATTTAGAATTTAACACCATTCCAATTTACAGATATTATAACGGAGTAGATCATTACTATACAAAAATTGCTGGAAGCTACAGCGGATATTCTTTTGAAGGAACAGAGTTTCACGCATTCTTGTACAAAGCTCCCAATACAGTTCCTATCTACAGATACTGGAATGGTAAAGATCATTACTATACAAAAACTCCGGGATATTATCCGGGATATGTAGATGAAGGAATCGAGTTTAATGCTTTTGCTACTCAGCAGCCTAATACAGTTCCTATCTACCAATATTGGAACGGTAAAGATCATTATTATTCAAGATCCAGCGTAACACCTTCAGGTTATATTAAGGAGGGAATTGAATTCTATGCTTATTAA